A section of the Mangifera indica cultivar Alphonso chromosome 12, CATAS_Mindica_2.1, whole genome shotgun sequence genome encodes:
- the LOC123192761 gene encoding protein CHUP1, chloroplastic-like, with the protein MVAGKIKMAMGLQKSPATNPKQELPPAKPPSPSPSSAKGSSQKLVFSRSFGVYFPRSSAQVRPRPPDVAELLRRVGQLRERVSQLKTELVGLKLLKETVAIVPVLENEINSKNAELERSLKMMESLQSENEMLKQMLEEGKKESERKIKTMEDEIEELKKTMSDHRKTESSSIESDELSSSQRFQGLMEVTVKSNLIKNLKKGVKCGESSVCSSSDNNHHHTLERQDSRRENSESDKPRYSHSQCNSEELVYSFESTHSSIRSRAPRVPNPPPKPSSAASVSSHNKLPSEKQIPTPLRRPPPPLPKQVSPTPKLAPPPPPPPPKGLRADSAKVRRVPEVVEFYHSLMRRDSRRDSGAGVAEVLPAAANARDMIGEIENRSAHLQAIKTDVETQGDFIRFLIKEVENVAFTDIEDVVPFVKWLDDELSSLVDERAVLKHFEWPEQKADALREAAFGYCDLKKLKSEASSFQDDPHQPCDPALKKMQALLEKLEHGVYNLSRMRESAAKRYKEFQIPMDWMLETGIVSQIKLASVKLAMKYMKRVSAEVEFVGGSPEEEELIVQGVRFAFRVHQFAGGFVVETMRAFQELRDKARSCHIQHQNRPNQKFVCRSTTC; encoded by the exons ATGGTAGCCGGTAAAATAAAAATGGCAATGGGTTTGCAGAAGTCACCTGCAACAAACCCAAAACAAGAGCTTCCTCCAGCGAAGCCACCCTCACCTTCACCTAGTTCAGCCAAGGGTTCTTCTCAAAAGCTGGTCTTTTCACGCTCATTCGGTGTCTACTTTCCTCGCTCCTCTGCTCAAGTCCGGCCACGCCCACCTGACGTTGCTGAGCTTCTCCGCCGCGTCGGACAGCTCCGAGAGAGAGTATCACAGTTAAAGACTGAACTTGTTGGTCTGAAGCTGTTGAAAGAAACGGTAGCCATTGTTCCAGTTCTTGAAAATGAGATCAATTCTAAAAACGCTGAGCTTGAACGCTCTTTGAAAATGATGGAGTCTTTGCAGTCTGAAAATGAGATGTTGAAGCAAATGTTGGAAGAAGGTAAGAAAGAAagtgaaaggaaaataaaaacaatggaAGACGAAATTGAAGAGCTGAAGAAAACGATGTCGGATCATAGAAAAACGGAGTCATCATCGATAGAAAGTGACGAGCTTTCTTCTTCTCAGAGATTTCAGGGGCTTATGGAAGTCACAGTGAAGTCAAACCTCatcaagaatttgaaaaaaggaGTTAAATGTGGAGAAAGCTCTGTTTGTTCAAGTTCTGATAATAATCATCATCACACGCTTGAAAGACAAGACTCCAGACGAGAAAACTCAGAAAGCGATAAACCTAGATATTCTCACTCGCAATGTAACTCTGAAGAACTGGTTTACTCCTTCGAGTCAACTCATTCCAGTATCAGATCCCGCGCTCCTCGTGTTCCAAATCCACCGCCAAAACCATCTTCAGCTGCATCAGTCTCGTCACATAATAAACTTCCATCGGAAAAGCAAATTCCAACGCCGCTGCGGCGGCCGCCACCACCTCTTCCCAAACAGGTATCTCCAACGCCAAAGTTGGCGCCTCCGCCGCCTCCTCCGCCGCCGAAGGGACTAAGAGCGGATTCAGCGAAGGTGAGGAGGGTTCCGGAGGTGGTGGAGTTTTACCATTCGCTAATGCGACGAGATTCGCGGCGGGATTCCGGGGCCGGTGTAGCAGAAGTATTACCGGCGGCGGCCAATGCTCGTGACATGATTGGCGAGATTGAGAACCGATCAGCGCATTTACAAGCG ATAAAAACAGATGTAGAGACACAAGGAGATTTCATCAGGTTTCTGATCAAAGAAGTAGAAAATGTTGCGTTTACAGATATTGAAGATGTTGTTCCATTTGTCAAATGGCTGGACGACGAGCTCTCTTCCttg gTGGATGAACGAGCTGTGCTTAAACACTTTGAGTGGCCAGAGCAGAAGGCTGATGCATTGCGGGAGGCAGCATTTGGGTATTGTGATCTCAAGAAGCTCAAATCCGAGGCTTCTTCCTTTCAGGATGATCCCCACCAGCCCTGCGATCCTGCCCTCAAGAAAATGCAGGCTCTGCTTGaaaa GTTAGAACATGGTGTTTACAATCTCTCGCGAATGAGAGAATCTGCTGCGAAAAGATACAAGGAATTTCAAATTCCCATGGATTGGATGCTGGAAACTGGAATCGTAAGCCAG ATTAAACTGGCATCTGTCAAATTAGCAATGAAGTATATGAAGAGAGTTTCGGCTGAGGTTGAATTTGTTGGTGGTAGCCCTGAAGAAGAGGAACTGATTGTGCAAGGCGTTAGATTTGCTTTCCGTGTACATCAG TTTGCTGGAGGATTTGTTGTGGAAACAATGAGGGCATTTCAAGAGCTGAGAGATAAAGCCAGATCATGCCACATACAACACCAAAACCGGCCTAACCAGAAATTTGTGTGCAGGTCAACAACTTGCTAA